From Pirellulales bacterium, one genomic window encodes:
- a CDS encoding PSD1 and planctomycete cytochrome C domain-containing protein, with translation MRRSALLALMFAAIGCAQAAVAADDKIDYSRDIRPILSRNCWLCHGPDADTREAELRLDERDAAIEPATSGQAAIVPGRPDDSELIRRILSSDEGERMPPPATKRVLSERERQLLRDWIAQGAEYAPHWAFLPPARPELPAVAHQAWPREELDRLVLARLEGQGLEPAPEAARETLIRRVSFDLTGLPPTPEEVDAFVADTAPDAYERLVERLLASPHYGERWARWWLDLARYADTNGYEKDRPRTIWPYRDWVIAAFNRDLPFNQFAIEQIAGDLLPQATADQVIATGFHRNTMINEEGGIDVAEFRFKAVVDRVQTTSAALLGLTLQCTQCHNHKYDPFTQREFYGLFALLNNADEVDFDVPDARIEQERSVALARIADYEARREALFPRAAKGTVGGSGPNAYLDERFARWQVEQAPRAGHWVAVRPVALRSRNGATLDLLDDDSIWVHGDCPNYDTYELELEVPLDRLTALRVEALSDPRLPGGGPGRAPLFSVGDFLLSEVQLDELAGEPATAVRLAGATHDFAAEKRAADLCLDGQLDTGWSIAGQTGEGHRAVFPLAAPLDAARSRRLRLTLVQQYIHQMTLGRLRIWATSDAMPVAANELPAEIETALAAPAEGRTAQQQAALREYFLATAPELAEHNRQIAELKRKLPSPVQTMVMQERAPQARRITHRHHRGEYLDPREVVEPGVPAALHPLPAGVEPNRLALARWLVDERNPLVARVTMNRVWAALFGRGIVSTIEDFGAMGERPSHPELLDWLATEFMRRGWSLKAMHRAIVGSAVYRQSSQVSPALLRLDPQNVLLARGPRLRLEAEMIRDAALTTAGLLDQRIGGPSVFPPQPAGISELSYGATEWPTSQGADRFRRGLYTYLKRTSPYPGLTVFDAPTADVTCPRRTRTNTPLQALNLLNDQVSFEAAQALARRVVTERADTPGERAERAFRLCLGRRPAADELDRLAAFYDAQLARLKAGELDAELLTRAPGLPELTDAPLDRLELAAWTTVARVLLNLDETITKE, from the coding sequence ATGCGGCGATCTGCCTTGCTGGCCCTGATGTTTGCCGCGATCGGCTGCGCCCAGGCGGCGGTCGCCGCAGACGACAAGATCGACTACAGCCGCGACATCCGTCCGATCCTCTCGCGCAATTGCTGGCTCTGTCACGGCCCCGATGCCGACACGCGCGAGGCCGAGCTGCGGCTCGACGAGCGCGACGCGGCGATTGAGCCGGCGACCAGCGGTCAGGCGGCCATCGTGCCCGGCCGCCCCGACGACAGCGAACTGATCCGGCGGATACTCAGCAGCGACGAGGGCGAGCGGATGCCGCCGCCGGCCACGAAGCGCGTGCTGAGCGAGCGCGAACGGCAGTTGCTGCGCGACTGGATCGCGCAAGGCGCCGAGTATGCCCCGCACTGGGCGTTTCTGCCGCCGGCGCGGCCCGAGCTGCCGGCGGTCGCGCACCAAGCCTGGCCGCGCGAAGAGCTCGATCGCTTGGTGCTCGCGCGCCTGGAAGGGCAAGGGTTGGAACCGGCGCCCGAAGCGGCGCGCGAGACGCTGATCCGCCGCGTGAGCTTCGATCTTACCGGCCTGCCGCCGACGCCCGAGGAGGTCGACGCCTTCGTGGCCGACACGGCGCCCGACGCCTACGAGCGGCTGGTCGAGCGGCTGTTGGCCTCGCCGCATTACGGCGAACGCTGGGCCCGGTGGTGGCTTGACCTGGCCCGGTATGCCGATACGAACGGCTACGAAAAAGACCGGCCGCGCACGATCTGGCCCTACCGCGATTGGGTCATCGCGGCCTTCAACCGCGATCTGCCGTTCAACCAGTTCGCGATTGAGCAGATTGCCGGAGACCTGCTGCCGCAGGCGACGGCCGACCAGGTCATCGCCACCGGGTTTCATCGCAACACGATGATCAACGAAGAGGGCGGGATCGACGTGGCCGAGTTCCGCTTCAAGGCCGTGGTCGATCGCGTGCAAACCACCTCGGCGGCCCTGCTCGGCCTGACGTTGCAATGCACGCAGTGTCACAACCACAAGTACGACCCCTTCACGCAGCGCGAGTTCTACGGGCTGTTCGCCCTGTTGAACAACGCCGACGAAGTGGACTTCGACGTACCCGACGCCCGGATCGAGCAGGAGCGAAGCGTCGCCTTGGCCCGGATTGCCGATTACGAGGCGCGCCGCGAAGCGCTGTTTCCGCGCGCTGCCAAGGGCACCGTCGGCGGCAGCGGGCCCAATGCCTATCTCGACGAGCGATTTGCCCGCTGGCAGGTCGAACAAGCGCCGCGCGCGGGCCACTGGGTCGCTGTCCGGCCCGTCGCGCTGCGCTCGCGCAACGGCGCCACGCTGGACCTGCTTGACGACGATTCGATCTGGGTGCACGGCGACTGCCCGAACTACGACACCTACGAATTGGAGCTGGAAGTTCCCCTGGATCGCCTGACCGCGCTGCGCGTCGAGGCGCTGTCTGATCCGCGGTTGCCCGGCGGCGGCCCGGGCAGGGCCCCCCTGTTCTCCGTGGGCGACTTCCTGCTCAGCGAGGTGCAGCTCGACGAGCTCGCGGGCGAACCGGCGACCGCCGTGCGCCTGGCCGGCGCGACGCACGACTTTGCCGCCGAGAAGCGCGCGGCCGATCTGTGCCTTGACGGCCAGCTCGACACCGGCTGGTCGATCGCGGGCCAGACCGGCGAGGGCCATCGCGCGGTGTTCCCGCTGGCGGCGCCGCTGGACGCTGCCCGGTCGCGGAGGCTGCGGCTCACGCTCGTGCAGCAATACATCCACCAGATGACGCTGGGGCGACTGCGCATCTGGGCCACGTCCGACGCAATGCCCGTGGCGGCCAACGAGCTGCCGGCCGAGATCGAGACGGCGCTGGCCGCGCCCGCCGAAGGCCGCACGGCCCAGCAACAAGCCGCGCTGCGCGAATACTTCCTGGCCACCGCGCCGGAACTGGCCGAGCACAATCGGCAGATTGCCGAGCTGAAGCGCAAGCTGCCTTCGCCCGTGCAGACGATGGTCATGCAAGAACGCGCCCCCCAGGCGCGGCGCATCACCCATCGGCATCATCGGGGCGAATATCTCGATCCGCGCGAGGTCGTCGAGCCGGGCGTGCCCGCGGCGCTGCATCCGTTGCCGGCCGGTGTCGAGCCGAACCGGCTGGCACTGGCGCGTTGGCTCGTCGACGAGCGGAACCCGCTCGTGGCGCGCGTGACGATGAACCGCGTGTGGGCCGCCCTGTTCGGCCGCGGGATCGTCTCCACGATCGAGGATTTCGGCGCGATGGGCGAGCGACCTTCGCACCCCGAACTGCTCGATTGGCTCGCGACCGAATTCATGCGCCGCGGCTGGAGCCTGAAGGCCATGCATCGAGCGATCGTCGGCTCGGCCGTCTATCGCCAGTCGTCGCAAGTCTCGCCAGCGCTGCTGCGCCTTGATCCGCAAAACGTGCTCCTGGCGCGCGGGCCGCGGCTACGGCTGGAAGCCGAAATGATCCGCGACGCGGCACTCACGACGGCCGGACTGCTCGATCAGCGCATCGGCGGCCCCAGCGTGTTTCCGCCCCAGCCGGCCGGCATCAGCGAACTTTCCTACGGCGCCACCGAGTGGCCGACCAGCCAGGGCGCGGACCGCTTTCGCCGCGGACTCTACACCTATCTCAAGCGGACCAGTCCCTATCCAGGCCTGACGGTGTTCGATGCCCCGACGGCCGACGTGACCTGTCCGCGCCGCACGCGCACCAACACGCCGCTGCAGGCCCTGAACCTGCTGAACGACCAGGTTTCGTTCGAGGCCGCGCAGGCGCTGGCTCGACGCGTCGTCACAGAACGCGCGGACACCCCCGGCGAGCGAGCCGAACGGGCCTTTCGCTTGTGCCTGGGGCGCCGGCCCGCGGCCGACGAGCTGGACCGGCTCGCGGCGTTCTACGACGCGCAACTCGCTCGGCTGAAGGCCGGCGAGCTCGATGCAGAGTTGCTGACCCGGGCCCCCGGCCTGCCGGAATTGACCGACGCACCGCTCGATCGGCTCGAGCTGGCTGCTTGGACCACCGTGGCGCGCGTGCTCTTGAACCTCGACGAAACGATCACGAAGGAATAG